The Candidatus Hydrogenedentota bacterium genome includes a region encoding these proteins:
- a CDS encoding transposase: MPRIARIVIPGCAHHITQRGNNKQDVFFVDDDQRVYLSLLKRAAAAHGLVVHGYCLMTNHIHLVATPKEE; the protein is encoded by the coding sequence ATGCCACGCATCGCCCGAATCGTCATCCCCGGCTGCGCGCACCATATCACCCAGCGCGGCAACAACAAGCAGGACGTCTTCTTTGTCGACGACGACCAGCGCGTCTACCTGAGTTTGCTCAAGCGCGCCGCGGCCGCGCACGGCCTCGTCGTTCACGGCTACTGCCTCATGACCAACCACATTCACCTTGTCGCAACGCCCAAGGAAGAGG